The following are from one region of the Salvia splendens isolate huo1 chromosome 2, SspV2, whole genome shotgun sequence genome:
- the LOC121764526 gene encoding mitoferrin-like, producing the protein MAAPPPIHDGLEFWQFMIAGSIAGSVEHMAMFPVDTLKTRMQAITSTAKASSLTLRHSLGSILKLEGPAGLYRGIAAMGLGAGPAHAVYFSVYESCKSLGNPNSPVAHAASGVCATVASDAVLTPMDVVKQRLQLKGSPYKGVCDCVKRVMVEEGFGAFYASYRTTVVMNAPFTAVHFATYEAAKRGLMVDGEDESLVVHAAAGGAAGALAAVVTTPLDVVKTQLQCQGVCGCDRLSSSSIMDVIGIIKKKDGYGGLMRGWIPRMLFHAPAAAICWSTYESVKSFFH; encoded by the exons ATGGCGGCGCCGCCACCAATCCACGACGGCCTCGAGTTCTGGCAGTTCATGATCGCTGGCTCCATCGCCGGGTCCGTGGAGCACATGGCCATGTTCCCCGTCGACACTCTGAAAACCAGGATGCAGGCCATCACCTCCACCGCCAAAGCCTCCTCCCTCACCCTCCGCCACTCGCTCGGCTCCATCTTAAAACTCGAGGGCCCCGCCGGCCTGTACCGCGGCATCGCTGCAATGGGCCTCGGTGCCGGCCCTGCTCACGCCGTCTACTTCTCCGTCTACGAATCTTGCAAGAGCTTAGGGAATCCCAACAGCCCCGTCGCTCACGCCGCCTCCGGTGTCTGCGCCACCGTGGCGAGCGACGCGGTGCTGACGCCGATGGACGTGGTGAAGCAGCGCCTCCAGCTTAAGGGAAGCCCTTACAAGGGAGTGTGTGACTGTGTGAAGAGGGTTATGGTGGAGGAGGGATTCGGGGCGTTTTACGCGAGTTATCGGACGACTGTGGTGATGAACGCGCCTTTTACGGCCGTCCACTTTGCTACGTACGAGGCTGCGAAGAGAGGCCTAATGGTGGATGGAGAGGACGAGAGTCTGGTGGTGCACGCGGCTGCTGGTGGGGCTGCAGGGGCGTTGGCTGCCGTTGTCACCACTCCTCTAGATGTTGTCAAGACTCAGCTGCAGTGTCAG GGTGTGTGTGGGTGTGATCGGCTTTCGAGTAGCTCGATTATGGATGTGATTGGGATCATCAAGAAGAAAGATGGGTATGGAGGGCTGATGAGAGGTTGGATTCCTAGGATGTTGTTTCATGCACCTGCAGCTGCTATCTGCTGGTCTACTTATGAATCAGTCAAGAGTTTTTTCCATTGA
- the LOC121785300 gene encoding protein TIC 56, chloroplastic-like isoform X2, with amino-acid sequence MGSINFNPFGDNWFKSPPKFPIPSINLVSSLFKPQGRTPNFAAISNPFPKKKAQPEADDKPGKYTQMLEQFYWECENLPDYRHRPEVEKILQEDPIVEKKENPTQEEIEENERWWAEFKSSPVVQFLTRAEEIADKINELELQENSVPYKKEDKKYWQAVPNVIGLDGRPMPRKAIKTRQESDDKFWDFARQFFFGLWGFRQRPYPPGRPIDVAQAIGYKALERRYYDFIMKTGGWYYKDRLGRSRGPMELIQLKTAWGAGIIDKDTFIWGDDLDEWAPISMVYGLEHAIATWEGAAATAAIHKLQKGIPPWVPLKGHEKKTYKQLQDEAYESKRRDLAVLEANNGVWPGVRTPSHALFLWASGSEMTTLLEEDHMPNKYIPKDLRRELAKVIPGLRPWEVLSIEQAMEHIVFGGKWHRVPLGSYTTGPPYIAEWNKDVMRLFEIFHNLSVQTYQKLEKTIPGFDQIMEKVQADAAQKAERRKAKRAAEKKEKEERRKLESR; translated from the exons ATGGGGTCGATAAATTTCAATCCGTTCGGTGACAACTGGTTCAAATCCCCACCTAAGTTCCCAATTCCATCAATCAACCTCGTTTCCTCGCTCTTCAAACCGCAGGGGAGAACCCCAAACTTCGCCGCTATTTCGAACCCTTTTCCGAAGAAAAAAGCGCAGCCCGAGGCCGATGACAAGCCCGGGAAGTACACGCAAATGCTGGAGCAGTTCTACTGGGAATGCGAGAATTTACCTGATTATCGACATAGGCCTGAGGTGGAGAAGATTTTGCAGGAAGACCCGATTGTTgagaagaaggagaacccgACCCAGGAAGAGATTGAGGAGAATGAGCGCTGGTGGGCTGAGTTCAAGAGCAGCCCGGTTGTGCAGTTCTTGACCCGAGCTGAGGAGATAGCTGATAAAATTAATGAGCTTGAGCTGCAGGAGAATTCAGTTCCCTACAAGAAAGAAGATAAGAAATATTGGcag GCAGTACCCAATGTGATTGGGCTGGACGGGAGGCCAATGCCAAGGAAAGCTATAAAAACTAGGCAGGAGTCGGATGATAAATTCTGGGATTTTGCTAGGCAGTTCTTCTTTGGACTTTGGGGGTTCAGGCAACGGCCATACCCACCGGGTAGGCCAATTGATGTAGCTCAGGCAATAGGTTATAAAGCACTGGAGAGGCGCTACTATGACT TTATCATGAAAACTGGTGGGTGGTACTATAAGGACCGATTGGGTCGTTCAAGGGGACCAATGGAACTGATACAGCTAAAAACTGCTTGGGGTGCGGGGATAATTGACAAGGATACTTTTATCTGGGGTGATGATCTGGATGAATGGGCACCTATTAGCATGGTCTATGGTCTGGAGCATGCAATTGCTACATGGGAAG GTGCTGCTGCTACAGCTGCTATTCATAAGTTACAGAAAGGAATTCCTCCATGGGTTCCTCTCAAGGGGcatgaaaaaaaaacttacaaGCAGCTGCAAGACGAAGCATACGAGAGCAAAAGGCGTGATTTGGCTGTTTTAGAGGCTAATAATGGTGTTTGGCCTGGTGTCAGAACCCCAAGCCATGCTCTGTTTTTATGGGCAAGTGGCTCTGAGATGACAACTCTTCTTGAAGAAGACCATATGCCTAATAAATATATTCCGAAAGATCTTAG ACGAGAATTGGCTAAAGTTATCCCCGGGTTGAGGCCGTGGGAGGTTCTCAGCATTGAACAGGCCATGGAACATATTGTTTTTGGTGGTAAATGGCACCGTGTGCCTCTCGGATCGTACACAACTGGACCACCATACATTGCTGAATGGAACAAAGACGTCATG agactttttgaaattttccaCAATCTGAGTGTCCAAACGTACCAAAAACTGGAGAAGACAATCCCAGGTTTCGACCAGATCATGGAAAAAGTCCAAGCCGATGCTGCTCAGAAAGCTGAAAGAAGAAAAGCTAAGAGGGCTGccgaaaagaaagaaaaggaggagCGGAGAAAACTGGAGAGTCGATAA
- the LOC121764539 gene encoding uncharacterized protein At5g01610-like: MDQVFSKAGSFWLKQKASNEFGSVGKDANSLSSSIEGGTKWLVNTIKGKVQKPLPELLKEYDLAIGIFPRDATSYDFDEETKKLKVYIPKVCEVGYKDQSVLRFATEVSGCLEKGKLSEIVGIKTKVIVWMKVSCITSDKTNLHFQATVTRSRSRAAYEVEKDGTVCGKF; this comes from the exons ATGGATCAAGTTTTCAGCAAAGCCGGTTCGTTTTGGCTTAAACAAAAAGCCAGCAATGAGTTTGGCTCTGTCGGAAAGGATGCCAAT TCATTGTCATCGAGCATTGAAGGAGGCACCAAGTGGTTGGTTAACACGATCAAAG GAAAGGTCCAAAAACCATTACCGGAGCTCCTAAAAGAGTACGATCTCGCAATCGGAATATTCCCCCGTGATGCAACGAGCTACGATTTTGACGAGGAGACAAAGAAGCTAAAGGTTTACATTCCGAAAGTGTGTGAAGTTGGGTACAAGGATCAATCCGTGCTGCGTTTCGCAACGGAAGTGAGCGGTTGTTTGGAGAAAGGGAAGTTGTCCGAAATAGTTGGGATTAAGACAAAGGTGATTGTTTGGATGAAGGTGAGTTGTATCACCTCCGACAAAACCAATCTCCATTTCCAAGCCACTGTCACAAGATCTAGGAGTAGAGCTGCTTATGAAGTTGAAAAAGATGGCACTGTTTGTGGAAAGTTCTAG
- the LOC121785300 gene encoding protein TIC 56, chloroplastic-like isoform X1, which yields MGSINFNPFGDNWFKSPPKFPIPSINLVSSLFKPQGRTPNFAAISNPFPKKKAQPEADDKPGKYTQMLEQFYWECENLPDYRHRPEVEKILQEDPIVEKKENPTQEEIEENERWWAEFKSSPVVQFLTRAEEIADKINELELQENSVPYKKEDKKYWQAVPNVIGLDGRPMPRKAIKTRQESDDKFWDFARQFFFGLWGFRQRPYPPGRPIDVAQAIGYKALERRYYDFIMKTGGWYYKDRLGRSRGPMELIQLKTAWGAGIIDKDTFIWGDDLDEWAPISMVYGLEHAIATWEVRLGAAATAAIHKLQKGIPPWVPLKGHEKKTYKQLQDEAYESKRRDLAVLEANNGVWPGVRTPSHALFLWASGSEMTTLLEEDHMPNKYIPKDLRRELAKVIPGLRPWEVLSIEQAMEHIVFGGKWHRVPLGSYTTGPPYIAEWNKDVMRLFEIFHNLSVQTYQKLEKTIPGFDQIMEKVQADAAQKAERRKAKRAAEKKEKEERRKLESR from the exons ATGGGGTCGATAAATTTCAATCCGTTCGGTGACAACTGGTTCAAATCCCCACCTAAGTTCCCAATTCCATCAATCAACCTCGTTTCCTCGCTCTTCAAACCGCAGGGGAGAACCCCAAACTTCGCCGCTATTTCGAACCCTTTTCCGAAGAAAAAAGCGCAGCCCGAGGCCGATGACAAGCCCGGGAAGTACACGCAAATGCTGGAGCAGTTCTACTGGGAATGCGAGAATTTACCTGATTATCGACATAGGCCTGAGGTGGAGAAGATTTTGCAGGAAGACCCGATTGTTgagaagaaggagaacccgACCCAGGAAGAGATTGAGGAGAATGAGCGCTGGTGGGCTGAGTTCAAGAGCAGCCCGGTTGTGCAGTTCTTGACCCGAGCTGAGGAGATAGCTGATAAAATTAATGAGCTTGAGCTGCAGGAGAATTCAGTTCCCTACAAGAAAGAAGATAAGAAATATTGGcag GCAGTACCCAATGTGATTGGGCTGGACGGGAGGCCAATGCCAAGGAAAGCTATAAAAACTAGGCAGGAGTCGGATGATAAATTCTGGGATTTTGCTAGGCAGTTCTTCTTTGGACTTTGGGGGTTCAGGCAACGGCCATACCCACCGGGTAGGCCAATTGATGTAGCTCAGGCAATAGGTTATAAAGCACTGGAGAGGCGCTACTATGACT TTATCATGAAAACTGGTGGGTGGTACTATAAGGACCGATTGGGTCGTTCAAGGGGACCAATGGAACTGATACAGCTAAAAACTGCTTGGGGTGCGGGGATAATTGACAAGGATACTTTTATCTGGGGTGATGATCTGGATGAATGGGCACCTATTAGCATGGTCTATGGTCTGGAGCATGCAATTGCTACATGGGAAG TTAGATTAGGTGCTGCTGCTACAGCTGCTATTCATAAGTTACAGAAAGGAATTCCTCCATGGGTTCCTCTCAAGGGGcatgaaaaaaaaacttacaaGCAGCTGCAAGACGAAGCATACGAGAGCAAAAGGCGTGATTTGGCTGTTTTAGAGGCTAATAATGGTGTTTGGCCTGGTGTCAGAACCCCAAGCCATGCTCTGTTTTTATGGGCAAGTGGCTCTGAGATGACAACTCTTCTTGAAGAAGACCATATGCCTAATAAATATATTCCGAAAGATCTTAG ACGAGAATTGGCTAAAGTTATCCCCGGGTTGAGGCCGTGGGAGGTTCTCAGCATTGAACAGGCCATGGAACATATTGTTTTTGGTGGTAAATGGCACCGTGTGCCTCTCGGATCGTACACAACTGGACCACCATACATTGCTGAATGGAACAAAGACGTCATG agactttttgaaattttccaCAATCTGAGTGTCCAAACGTACCAAAAACTGGAGAAGACAATCCCAGGTTTCGACCAGATCATGGAAAAAGTCCAAGCCGATGCTGCTCAGAAAGCTGAAAGAAGAAAAGCTAAGAGGGCTGccgaaaagaaagaaaaggaggagCGGAGAAAACTGGAGAGTCGATAA